CTGAATCCCATACTCCATCGACGTCTGACGCATGAAGGCTTAGATCGGGATTCAATTTTTTTGAAAGGAACGGAAGTGCATGGTCTCCTGAAAAAATCTTGAAATTATCAGTTTTTTCATCAATTACAATATCGCCATGAATTACTGGGATCAATCCTTTATCGAGCATTTTTTCAATTGCATTTGTATCAAAATGTAAATTAGATTTATGGTTAAATGTGATAAACGATGAAGCCTGAATTGAAACTGCAGGAATTTCAAAGTTTTGGAGTTCTTCAATTACAATGTTGTTGAATTTACGCATTGCTTTTTGAATTTCCCAGTATCCTTTTCCCATATCTTCAAATTTTTCATTCTTAAGATATTTTTTTGCAACAGGGTGGCCGAATGAGCCCCCGCCATGAACAATAATAAGTTTAAAATCT
This Methanococcus maripaludis C5 DNA region includes the following protein-coding sequences:
- a CDS encoding isopentenyl phosphate kinase, producing MFAILKLGGSILCDKNVPYSINWENLENIAIEIKEAIEYYSSKNEDFKLIIVHGGGSFGHPVAKKYLKNEKFEDMGKGYWEIQKAMRKFNNIVIEELQNFEIPAVSIQASSFITFNHKSNLHFDTNAIEKMLDKGLIPVIHGDIVIDEKTDNFKIFSGDHALPFLSKKLNPDLSLHASDVDGVWDSEFKIIENINSKNIEDVLKSLKPSNKEDVTGGMHLKVMECYNLGIETIIFNGNKKRNIYNALLKNVKGTLIN